Part of the Candidatus Micrarchaeia archaeon genome is shown below.
TCCAGCACGCTTTCCTCAGACGTGCGCGACCTTTCTGACCTGGACATGATACGCTGCTTCGAGTGGGATTATTTCGTGCCAGAAGGCAGGGAAGAGCTCGCGGACGAGGTTTTCTGATGCGTCTCAGCACTCTGATGGGCAGGGACATTGCGAAACGCCTGCTCCTGGTCCATCCGCCCGAGCCCCGCAAGGATCTCCTGCTCTCGGACCCGCAGGATTCCATTTACGTCGGCAAGACCCGCTGGCTCTCGGTCCCTGTGTTCTGGGACTACAAGAAGCTGATAAATCCCCACATTGCAGTAGTAGGGATAACCGGCAGCGGCAAATCCTACCTGGTAAAGACGTTCATAACCCGCTCCTCCCTCATATGGGACACCAACGCCATAATCCTGGACTGGACCGGGGAATACAACAAATGGGTGCACCAGGCGGGCGGGAAAGTGCTCGACCTGAGCGTGGAGCACCTCAACCTCCTGGACCTCGCCGGAATGACCAGCGGCGAGCGCGTGAAGCAAATCATCTCCTCGCTCACCATACTCGCTGATTTGGGCAATTTCCCGGAAGAGCGCGAGGAAATCGAGGCTGCCCTGGAAGCGGTTTACAAAAACAGGAAATGGCCCGTCCTCGCTGATTTGCTGGCAGAGCTGGAAAAGCGCAGCAGCCACAAGGCAGCGCGCATGGTGCGCCGCTTCACAATCCAGGGCAGCGACTTCTTCTCAGGAAGAAGCACGCTCTCGCTTTCCAAGCTCCTCACTTCCGGGCTCGTTTCCATAGACCTGCACAGCCTTCCCAGCGAGGAGCTCCGCTCCCTCGCAGGCCTCACGATACTCCAGTTCATAAAGGAGCGCATGCGCCGCGAGAGCGTGCAGGAGGAGAAAGGCATAAAGCTCCTCGTCGTGCTCGATGAAGCGTGGAAAATCGCGCAGGACGAGCGCAGCGACGTGATAACCATAATACGCGAGGGCCGCAAATACAACTTCGCGCTCATAGTCGCGAGCCAGAATCCCGGCGACATGCACAAGACCATACTGAGCAACGCGGGCACGATGTTCATCCTGCGCCTGGTGCTCAAGGAGTTCAGGCGCTATGTCCAGGAGTCCCTGGGCTACTCGGATTTCATAGATTCCGAAATAAGCAAGTTCGGAGTGGGGGATTCTGCGGTGCACATGATTTTTGCGGAAAGGCAGGCGAAGGCATCCACCTTCCTGCTCCAGAAGATAGACGGCGAGGCGCCTCTATTCACGTTCAAGGTCGCGGGTGAGGGCATGGAAATAGAGATGGAAAGGGAGCAGCTCGTAAAGCTCCTCTACGAGCTCGGCCTGGGGGAGGAGCAGGTGGGCATGGTGCGCTCGGCGTTCGAGAAGGGCGACGGCGTGCTTTCAGGCACGAAAATAATCGAGATGCTCGAGACGTTCGGCTATTCCCGCGCGTCCATCCTCTCGTTCCTGCGCCAG
Proteins encoded:
- a CDS encoding ATP-binding protein translates to MRLSTLMGRDIAKRLLLVHPPEPRKDLLLSDPQDSIYVGKTRWLSVPVFWDYKKLINPHIAVVGITGSGKSYLVKTFITRSSLIWDTNAIILDWTGEYNKWVHQAGGKVLDLSVEHLNLLDLAGMTSGERVKQIISSLTILADLGNFPEEREEIEAALEAVYKNRKWPVLADLLAELEKRSSHKAARMVRRFTIQGSDFFSGRSTLSLSKLLTSGLVSIDLHSLPSEELRSLAGLTILQFIKERMRRESVQEEKGIKLLVVLDEAWKIAQDERSDVITIIREGRKYNFALIVASQNPGDMHKTILSNAGTMFILRLVLKEFRRYVQESLGYSDFIDSEISKFGVGDSAVHMIFAERQAKASTFLLQKIDGEAPLFTFKVAGEGMEIEMEREQLVKLLYELGLGEEQVGMVRSAFEKGDGVLSGTKIIEMLETFGYSRASILSFLRQLGIPEKSIIGMFSLARRKKASRGVADIILED